In the Solanum pennellii chromosome 5, SPENNV200 genome, one interval contains:
- the LOC107019257 gene encoding uncharacterized protein LOC107019257 — MANLTKLEFSALQSLGRNYLSWVLDAEIHLDAMSLGDTIKEENKASNQNCARAMIFLRHHLDEILKIEYLTVKDPLVLWKNLKERFDHLKMVIHPKARYDWMHLRLQDFKSIHEYNSAMFRITSQLKLCGETVSEIDMMEKTFSTFHASNVLLQQQYREKVNEAYAHHARRGKGRGPNRGRGRGRGRGRGRDYGQERNSNLGINHSSNKKEKRKDEKREATREGCFRCGGRGHYARDCHFFAHPEGKIDHLIGDGSVNMEE; from the exons atggccAATCTTACAAAACTAGAGTTCAGTGCCCTTCAAAGTTTGGGCAGGAACTACCTCTCATGGGTGTTGGATGCTGAAATTCACCTTGATGCAATGAGTCTTGGAGAcaccataaaagaagaaaataaggcaTCAAATCAAAACTGTGCACGAGCAATGATATTCTTGCGTCATCATCTTGACGAGATTCTGAAAATCGAATATCTGACAGTTAAGGATCCACTTGTTTTGTGGAAAAACCTAAAAGAAAGATTTGACCACTTGAAGATGGTCATACATCCAAAGGCACGATATGATTGGATGCATCTAAGGCTACAAGACTTTAAGTCTATACATGAGTATAATTCTGCCATGTTCAGAATCACTTCtcaattgaaattatgtggagaaacgGTTAGTGAgattgatatgatggaaaagacATTCTCCACTTTCCATGCCTCGAATGTGCTCTTGCAGCAACAATATCGAGAGAAAG TGAATGAGGCGTACGCCCACCATGCTAGGCGTGGAAAAGGTCGCGGTCCTAATCGTGGACGTGGACGTGGTCGTGGACGTGGACGTGGTCGTGATTATGGTCAAGAACGTAATTCTAATCTTGGCAttaatcattcatcaaataaaaaggaaaaaagaaaggatgagAAACGTGAAGCAACTAGGGAAGGTTGTTTTCGATGTGGTGGAAGAGGTCATTATGCACGTGATTGTC ATTTCTTCGCACATCCtgaaggaaaaatagatcaCTTAATTGGTGATGGTTCTGTGAACATGGaagagtga
- the LOC107020671 gene encoding protein SIEVE ELEMENT OCCLUSION B-like, with product MTSINPLNEKVSMNNPMTTNPMNNMSSGSAANRMHPISNPTTGHHINPLNAQINPHSVVEPVSHHDMIPASVVPAAHHTAPINPRTSNLAARLPHRRGDHHMFLTSDDNAMMKHIEETHIPDGRDFDVKPLVHIIEDIVHRATPIAGHVHEAKVQAHLEALEEKAPHSGLTDILNYLAYPIHRISMELISKCANKEDAHSTTMSLLHSLTTYAWDTKVAITFAAFAQQYGQFGLLAHQYTTDPLAKSVAIIMELPEIMSRQDVLKHKFDAIHDLIDKMLDVTKCIIEFRDVQTSHSQHVITQELEMLINTAHISTAAYWTMRAAVMCAAMILNLIAIGHEQISSTSESWELSSLTHKLANILDHLKKVLNLCHQKIEEKRQHDAFEALLRLLRTPHIDNMKILSILIHSKDDQLPLFDGTHKRRVSLDVLRRKHVLLLISDLDIAPEELFILHHMYTESKMQPNRPESNYEVVWIPVVDKRLTPWTEAKQMKFEEGQASMPWYSVAHPSMIDPAVIRCIKEVWGFKKKPQLVVLDPQGKEANNNAYHMLWIWGSLAFPFTKARETALWKEQSWNIELLADSIDQNIFTWISEGKCICLYGGEDIEWIRSFTSSTRAVANAARVPLEMLYVGKKNPKERVRKNSSIIQMENLSHVVQDQTLIWFFWERLESMWHSRTQQDIPGETDPILQEIVTILSYEGSDLGWAVFSRGLAEMTRGKGDLIVQVMKGFDRWRNEVSDITTFVPALDRQLRDLHSPHHCTRLILPSTSGHIPERVVCAECGRPMEKFIMYRCCIE from the exons ATGACAAGTATTAACCCATTGAATGAAAAGGTATCCATGAACAACCCAATGACTACAAACCCAATGAATAATATGTCAAGTGGATCTGCTGCCAATAGGATGCACCCAATAAGTAATCCAACTACAGGCCATCACATCAACCCTTTGAATGCCCAAATCAATCCTCATTCTGTTGTTGAACCAGTGAGTCATCATGACATG ATACCAGCTAGTGTTGTACCTGCTGCTCATCATACAGCTCCGATCAATCCACGAACATCAAATCTAGCAGCTAGGCTTCCACACAGGAGAGGTGATCATCATATGTTTTTGACATCTGATGATAATGCTATGATGAAGCACATTGAAGAAACTCATATCCCAGATGGCCGCGACTTTGATGTCAAGCCTCTTGTTCATATTATTGAGGATATTGTGCATCGCGCTACTCCCATTGCTGGACATGTTCAT GAAGCTAAAGTTCAAGCACATTTGGAAGCATTGGAAGAGAAGGCTCCCCACAGTGGACTTACTGACATACTCAACTATTTGGCATATCCTATTCATAGAATTAGTATGGAG TTGATAAGCAAATGTGCTAACAAAGAAGATGCACACTCAACAACAATGTCACTGCTTCATTCACTCACAACCTATGCCTGGGACACAAAAGTCGCGATAACATTCGCGGCTTTTGCCCAGCAATATGGTCAATTTGGTCTGCTTGCTCATCAGTATACTACGGATCCACTGGCTAAGTCTGTTGCAATCATCATGGAACTTCCAGAAATTATGAGTCGTCAAGATGTTCTCAAGCATAAATTTGACGCGATCCATGATCTGATCGACAAAATGTTGGATGTAACAAAGTGTATTATCGAGTTTAGAGACGTTCAAACGTCTCACAGTCAACATGTTATCACACAAGAATTGGAAATGTTGATCAATACTGCCCATATTTCCACTGCTGCTTACTGGACTATGAGGGCTGCTGTCATGTGTGCTGCTATGATTCTGAATCTCATTGCCATTGGCCACGA GCAAATTTCTTCAACATCCGAGTCTTGGGAGTTATCTAGTTTGACTCACAAGCTTGCAAACATATTGGATCATCTCAAAAAGGTTCTTAACCTTTGTCACCAAAAGATTG AGGAGAAGAGGCAACATGATGCATTTGAAGCACTTCTGCGACTCCTCAGGACACCTCACATTGATAACATGAAGATACTCTCAATCTTGATTCACTCCAAGGATGATCAACTCCCACTTTTTGATGGAACTCATAAGAGAAGG GTAAGTCTTGATGTTCTAAGGAGGAAGCATGTTCTACTATTGATCTCTGATCTAGACATTGCACCCGAAGAACTCTTTATCCTCCACCACATGTACACTGAATCCAAGATGCAACCAAACAGGCCAGAGAGCAACTATGAGGTTGTATGGATCCCTGTGGTTGACAAGAGGCTAACACCATGGACTGAagcaaaacaaatgaaatttgaagaagGACAAGCTTCAATGCCATGGTACTCAGTGGCACATCCATCGATGATCGATCCAGCAGTGATAAGATGCATTAAGGAGGTGTGGGGATTCAAGAAAAAGCCTCAGCTTGTTGTTCTTGATCCACAAGGCAAAGAAGCAAACAACAATGCTTACCATATGTTATGGATTTGGGGAAGTTTGGCTTTTCCTTTTACTAAAGCTAGGGAGACAGCTCTGTGGAAGGAACAATCTTGGAATATTGAACTCTTAGCTGATTCCATTGATCAAAACATTTTCACTTGG ATAAGTGAAGGCAAATGCATATGCTTGTACGGAGGAGAAGATATTGAATGGATCAGATCATTCACCTCATCAACGCGAGCTGTTGCAAATGCAGCTCGCGTTCCACTAGAGATGCTCTACGTGGGGAAAAAGAATCCAAAAGAAAGAGTCCGGAAGAACAGCTCAATAATCCAAATGGAAAACTTGAGCCATGTGGTGCAAGACCAAACTCTAATTTGGTTCTTTTGGGAAAGGCTAGAAAGCATGTGGCACTCTAGGACTCAACAAGACATCCCCGGTGAAACTGACCCGATCCTTCAGGAGATTGTGACGATTTTGAGCTATGAAGGAAGTGATCTTGGATGGGCTGTATTCAGCCGCGGATTGGCTGAGATGACTAGAGGTAAAGGTGATCTGATAGTGCAAGTTATGAAGGGATTTGATCGTTGGAGAAATGAAGTGAGTGATATAACTACATTTGTTCCTGCATTGGACCGTCAACTTCGTGATCTTCATAGTCCACATCATTGTACTCGACTAATTCTACCGAGTACCTCTGGACATATTCCTGAGAGAGTGGTTTGTGCTGAATGTGGCCGTCCAATGGAGAAGTTTATCATGTATCGCTGCTGCATTGAGTGA